A DNA window from Chthoniobacterales bacterium contains the following coding sequences:
- a CDS encoding arabinose isomerase, whose amino-acid sequence MKTTTPPLRIGLLGIGLDAYWPQFEGLKERLEGYVAQAAKRFARPGVEICNAGLVDSPERAVEAGSFFRRSEVDIIFLHVTTYALSSTVLPVAQRAKVPVVIMNLQPGEAIDYGTFNKLGDRTKMTGEWLAWCSACPVPEIANAFKRARIDFHQVTGTLLENDPVWREIDDWIEAARVAHAMANNRLGLLGHYYNGMLDIYTDLTAQLACFGGHMEILEVEELASLRRGVTKSSVDAKLAEFRGVFDIQPDVPEAELVRAANTAVALDHLVEKHRLGSMAYYYMGTGSEENEDVMTSVILGNSLLTGRGIPVAGEYEVKNAQAMKIMDTFGVGGSFTEYYAADFREDVILLGHDGPGHIKIASGKTKVRPLDVYHGKVGRGLSVEMSVRHGPVTLLSVVDGENGRPKFLVAEGESVPGPILEIGNTNSRYKFPVGARGFMEKWNVHGPAHHCAIGVGHISDKLGKLAALLGISMEKVC is encoded by the coding sequence GAGGGCTACGTCGCGCAGGCGGCGAAAAGATTCGCTCGGCCGGGCGTCGAAATATGCAACGCCGGGCTCGTCGATTCCCCCGAACGCGCGGTCGAGGCCGGAAGCTTTTTCCGCCGCTCCGAGGTGGACATTATTTTTCTTCACGTCACCACCTACGCGCTTTCGTCCACCGTCTTGCCGGTCGCGCAACGGGCCAAAGTTCCGGTGGTGATCATGAACCTGCAACCGGGTGAGGCGATCGACTACGGGACATTCAACAAGCTCGGGGACCGCACGAAGATGACCGGCGAATGGCTCGCCTGGTGCTCGGCTTGCCCCGTGCCGGAAATCGCCAACGCTTTCAAACGCGCCCGCATCGATTTCCACCAGGTGACAGGGACCCTGCTCGAAAACGACCCGGTCTGGCGCGAAATCGACGATTGGATCGAAGCCGCGCGCGTCGCGCATGCCATGGCCAACAACCGCCTCGGCCTTCTCGGGCACTACTACAACGGCATGCTCGACATCTACACCGACCTCACGGCGCAACTCGCCTGCTTCGGCGGCCACATGGAAATCCTCGAGGTCGAGGAACTCGCTTCCCTGCGGCGCGGCGTCACCAAGTCTTCCGTCGATGCGAAACTCGCCGAGTTCCGCGGGGTCTTCGACATCCAGCCGGACGTTCCCGAGGCGGAACTCGTCCGCGCCGCGAACACGGCCGTCGCGCTCGATCATCTTGTCGAGAAACACCGGCTCGGTTCCATGGCCTATTACTACATGGGCACCGGATCGGAGGAGAACGAGGACGTGATGACCTCGGTGATTCTCGGCAACTCGCTGCTCACCGGACGCGGCATACCCGTGGCGGGCGAATACGAGGTCAAAAACGCGCAGGCCATGAAAATCATGGACACTTTCGGCGTCGGCGGATCGTTCACCGAATACTATGCCGCGGATTTCCGCGAGGACGTCATTCTCCTCGGACACGACGGCCCCGGTCATATCAAAATCGCCTCCGGAAAGACCAAAGTCCGCCCGCTCGATGTCTATCACGGCAAGGTGGGACGCGGGCTTTCCGTGGAGATGAGCGTCCGCCACGGCCCCGTGACGCTGCTTTCGGTGGTGGACGGCGAAAACGGCCGTCCGAAATTTCTCGTCGCCGAGGGAGAGTCGGTGCCGGGCCCGATCCTTGAGATCGGAAACACCAACAGCCGTTACAAATTCCCCGTCGGTGCCCGCGGGTTCATGGAAAAATGGAACGTTCATGGTCCGGCCCACCATTGCGCCATCGGCGTCGGCCACATTTCGGACAAGCTCGGCAAGCTCGCCGCTCTCCTTGGCATCTCCATGGAGAAAGTTTGCTGA
- a CDS encoding DUF386 domain-containing protein: protein MILGTHDDLKRHGELFRGADSTPLFDWLATCRDAAPDTKVEFLGDKMFARVLREDTAPRDACRWETHREYVDLQYGLGGGEIIDWAPAAKLNPAGPHDETKDVQFYGSSTQDLAVPMGDGLFVFLFPTDAHRPLVSDGRNRQIHKVVVKIHRSLLVI from the coding sequence ATGATCTTGGGAACGCATGACGACCTGAAGCGCCACGGCGAACTTTTTCGCGGTGCCGACAGCACACCCTTGTTCGACTGGCTCGCAACCTGCCGCGACGCCGCGCCCGATACGAAAGTCGAATTCCTCGGCGACAAAATGTTCGCCCGCGTGCTTCGCGAGGATACCGCCCCGCGCGACGCGTGCCGCTGGGAAACTCATCGCGAATATGTTGACCTCCAATACGGCCTCGGTGGAGGGGAGATCATCGATTGGGCGCCCGCCGCAAAACTGAACCCCGCGGGGCCGCACGACGAGACGAAGGATGTGCAGTTTTACGGGTCTTCCACGCAGGATTTGGCGGTGCCGATGGGCGACGGACTTTTCGTTTTTCTCTTCCCGACGGACGCCCACCGCCCGCTGGTGTCCGATGGTCGGAACCGCCAGATCCACAAAGTTGTGGTCAAAATCCACAGGTCGCTCCTGGTGATCTGA